Below is a genomic region from Sinorhizobium meliloti.
ACCGTCGAGCACAGAACCTATCCGATGGCGCTTCGGCTCGTGGCTGAAGGCAAGGTGCGGATGGAAGCCGGCCGGGTGGTAAGCCATGCCGTCGGCGAGGCAACGGGTACGCTCATTTCCCCCGCCATCTGAGGCAGCGGGTCACCTTCCCATCGCCAGCCGGCGGTCGAGCGCATCGAGCACGCGTCGTGTCAGAGCGGCGTAGTCGCCATCGAAATGATGGCCTCCCTCGATGGAAACCACGTCGATGCCGGAGGATTTCAGATCCGGGCAGGCATCGTCCTCCTCGTCGGTGCCGTAGATGCACTGCACGAGCGCCGGCTCGATCGCCTTGATGTCGTCGACCGGGTCGCCGGCATTCCCCTCTCCGTCGGCGCCGAGCCAGCCGAGGACGGAGATCTTGTAGTCGGCGCGATGCGACAGCGCCATGAGCGTTACCTGCCGTACGCGCGCGCGGGTCGCTGACGGAAGCAGGTTGTAGGTGCGCGGCAGGATGTCGGCGCCGAAGGAATAGCCGATCAACAGTACATTGCGGACGTTCCACCGCCTGCCGTAATAGGTGATGACACGGGCGAGATCGTCCGCCGTCGCCTGCGGCTGGCGCTCCGACCAGAAATAGCGAAGCGAATCCACCCCGACGACGGGCACGCCCTGCTGCTGCAGGGCATTGCCGACCTCCTTGTCGATGTCGCGCCAGCCGCCGTCGCCGGAATAGATCACCGCCATGGTATCGCGCGCAGGCTTCGCATCGAGAACGGTCAGGGGGAGTCCGAACGGGTTGTCCCCTTCGTCCTCCTGCTGGATGTACCCCGCAAGCGTGGAGGAAAGTGCGGCATAGACGTCTTCGTCGCTCTCCTGGACTTCGACGTCCGGATGCTTGGCTGCGAGAGCGGCAACGCGCTCGCGTCCGGCAGCCGACGCGGACGGCGAAGAGACGACGGTTACCGGGTCGGGCAAGGCGCCATCGGTCAGGCCATAGACCATGCGGTCGCCTTTCCGTGTCTTTTCGGCAGGAGTGCAGAGCTGCTTCGTCAGGGCGATACCCTCTTCGGGATCGACCGCGAGCGTCCGGCCGATGGTCGCTGCGGGAGATTGTGCGGCGATCGCCAGCGCCATGGCCCCGCCGGCCCCGACGCCGGCGACGATAGGCGGCCGATAGGCGCCGCTGCCGGCCGCGCGCTGCACCTGCTGACTCAAGGATTCGATGTCCGAGACCGTGTAGACGCAGTCCCCGTCATCCCTGCCGAGGGCTGCCAGATAGGCCTTGAGGTCGATGCCGATGACGAGCGCTTTCTCGCTCGAAAGCTTTCGGGCAACGGCATCCTCCCTCTCTGTCCAGCCGCCGGCGTCCGAAAGCAGCACCACGGCGCCGGAAGCCGCCTCTTTCGGGAACAGGATGTGCGGTGCGGGGATCATGCCGGTGTCGAACTTTGCCGCGTCTTCGGCAAAAGACGGAAGGGATGCAGCGCCGGCAATCAGTGCCGCCAGGGCTGCACGCTTCAAGATCCTTTTAATGGGGGTCATTTCCTGATCACTCCCTTCAGGCCGCCGCCGATCAGGAATGTCGCATCCATCAGCGCCAGGATCGGGTTGAAGCCTCCGCTCGCCACCAGGTAGCGCGGCTGCCACTGCGGGTGAAACTTGGACTTGAAGGCGCGCAGTCCCTTGAAGTTGTAGAAGCGCTCGCCGTGCTCGTAGAATGCCCGGCCGGCGCGGTCCCATACGGGCGCCAGCCGGCGCTCCGACATGCCCGACAGCGGCGCCATTCCGAGATTGAAACGCCGATAGCCCTCGTTCTTCAGATATTCCATCAGTTGCGCGAACAGGAAATCCATCGCCCCTTTCGGCGCGTCGGGCGAGAAACGCATGAGGTCGACCGAGCCCTCCTCCTTGGTGCCGGTGATCAGAATATTGGCGAAGGCCACGATGCGACCCTGCCGTTTGAGGATCGCGACAGGCTGCGCCGTCAGGTATCGCGGATCGAAGGCGCCGAGGGAAAAGCCCTTCTCCCGCGCATTGTGGTGGGCGAGCCAAGCATCGGAAACGGCCCCGAGCTCCGGAAGGATCGCCGGTATTTCCGGGGGCGCGACGACCGAGAACTCCAGCCCGTCGCGAATGCCACGGCTCACCTGCTGGCGCAGGTTTGCCCACTTGCCGCCCTTCATCTCGAGGCGCGTGAGATCGACCTCGGCAAGTTCGCCGAGGCGGAAGGCTCTCAAGCCCGCATCCGCGTAATGCGAAAGCCCGCGCGCCGAGACCTGGTAGAAGACGGCGCGGCAACCATTGGAGCGCGCCGCCTCGATGAACTGCCAGATGAGATCCGGCCAGGCATCCACGGGTCCGACCGGATCGAACAACGCAATCCAGGAACGCGCCCAGCGGCCATACATGATGAAGGCCCGGCCGTCGGCGGAGAACATGATGCTCTTGTCACCCATGCGCACGAGGTTGGCGTCGGACATGTCCTGCGCGTCGACGACGGCGACCGCCCGCTCCATCTCCTGTCCGCAGGCGGGGGCAACGGCCGCAGCGGCCGGGCGCATCAGGCTCCAGATCGCTACAGCACTTGCGCCGATCGTCACTCCCAGGAAGGCGCGGAGCCCGCGCGGCGCTTCCGCCGAGAATTCGAACTGCCACCAGAGCTCATGGCTGTATGCGACGTCGCGATAGACAAAGAGCAGGACGACGAATGCGCCGAAACAGATGACGCCGAGCGCGGTAAGCCACGGCAGCGTCAGCGCCTGTCCGAAAAGCGAGGCGGGACGATTGAAGAGCCGCCGACTTGCGAGAAGCCCGACAAGAAGGAAGGCGAGCATGCCGGCTTCCCCGAGCGCCACCGCCTTCACCAACGAAAGCAGGATTGCGGCCAACGCGATCGCGACCGATGCCCACCAGGCGCCATCGAGGCGCAGCGCCAGCCCCCGCGCGACGATGAACAGCGCCAGACCCAAAAGGCTCGCAAGGAAATGCGCGCCTTCGATGATCGGTAGGGGCACGTAATTCGCAAGAAAGGCCAGGTTCTCGTCCGGCGTCGGCGTCACGCCCGAGAGAACCAGCATCAGGGCGAGGACGAGCGCCAGCGTGGCAAGCAATAGCGGCGTCATCCGGCCGCCGGCGCGGCGAAGGCTGGAGGCTGCCGGGTGGCCCGCCAGCTGGCGGAGTTCGATGCCGATCATCACGACGATGGCGATGAGCAAGGGCAACAGGTGGTAGATGACGCGGTAGAGGACGAGTGCACCGAGCACCGCATCGACGCCGGCTGCGCGGCCCAGGCTCGCAACGATCACCGCTTCGAAAACGCCGAGCCCCGCCGGCACATGGCTGAGCACGCCGAGGCCGACCGCCACGGCATAGATCGCCAGGAAGGCCGGCCAGC
It encodes:
- a CDS encoding virulence factor, translating into MTPIKRILKRAALAALIAGAASLPSFAEDAAKFDTGMIPAPHILFPKEAASGAVVLLSDAGGWTEREDAVARKLSSEKALVIGIDLKAYLAALGRDDGDCVYTVSDIESLSQQVQRAAGSGAYRPPIVAGVGAGGAMALAIAAQSPAATIGRTLAVDPEEGIALTKQLCTPAEKTRKGDRMVYGLTDGALPDPVTVVSSPSASAAGRERVAALAAKHPDVEVQESDEDVYAALSSTLAGYIQQEDEGDNPFGLPLTVLDAKPARDTMAVIYSGDGGWRDIDKEVGNALQQQGVPVVGVDSLRYFWSERQPQATADDLARVITYYGRRWNVRNVLLIGYSFGADILPRTYNLLPSATRARVRQVTLMALSHRADYKISVLGWLGADGEGNAGDPVDDIKAIEPALVQCIYGTDEEDDACPDLKSSGIDVVSIEGGHHFDGDYAALTRRVLDALDRRLAMGR
- the mprF gene encoding bifunctional lysylphosphatidylglycerol flippase/synthetase MprF, producing MASSTEEFEAEDQQDRGAWRLFLRRNQRYLSAIGTLLVIALFGAAIFHLTAEVRYDDVVSALADTSRRSVATAILFTGLSFLALTFYDVSALDYIERKLPYPAVALTAACAYAVGNTAGFGPLSGGAIRYRSYSRLGLKPEEIARLIAFVTLAFGLGLAVVTCLSLLAVGEYVAPLTGIDAAWLRAIAVFVLAGLLVVLIAARSGREVRIGRLVLRLPDSQTCSRQFLVTALDLAASATVLYVLLPAGTVGWPAFLAIYAVAVGLGVLSHVPAGLGVFEAVIVASLGRAAGVDAVLGALVLYRVIYHLLPLLIAIVVMIGIELRQLAGHPAASSLRRAGGRMTPLLLATLALVLALMLVLSGVTPTPDENLAFLANYVPLPIIEGAHFLASLLGLALFIVARGLALRLDGAWWASVAIALAAILLSLVKAVALGEAGMLAFLLVGLLASRRLFNRPASLFGQALTLPWLTALGVICFGAFVVLLFVYRDVAYSHELWWQFEFSAEAPRGLRAFLGVTIGASAVAIWSLMRPAAAAVAPACGQEMERAVAVVDAQDMSDANLVRMGDKSIMFSADGRAFIMYGRWARSWIALFDPVGPVDAWPDLIWQFIEAARSNGCRAVFYQVSARGLSHYADAGLRAFRLGELAEVDLTRLEMKGGKWANLRQQVSRGIRDGLEFSVVAPPEIPAILPELGAVSDAWLAHHNAREKGFSLGAFDPRYLTAQPVAILKRQGRIVAFANILITGTKEEGSVDLMRFSPDAPKGAMDFLFAQLMEYLKNEGYRRFNLGMAPLSGMSERRLAPVWDRAGRAFYEHGERFYNFKGLRAFKSKFHPQWQPRYLVASGGFNPILALMDATFLIGGGLKGVIRK